The sequence atctaaagagctctgaaaaactctaaaaagctctgaaaaactccaaaaagctctgaaaaagctttaagttaattatatttcgtagcacaagtatctactagccaggggattcgttaaagctaactgaaagtaacttaattctttataatgaatgatactaacaaaattcactacaataataaagattatctttggatgtttgctaaaaaacctaaaaacactaaagatccctgaaagagctctgaaaaactctaaaaagctcaggaagactccaataagctttgaaaagcttaaatttaataatactccatagcactgggatctacaacctaggttattcgttaaagaatgataataacaaatccctacaatactgAAAGTCACTACACTAATGCACAAGTATCCTAcactaatgaagattatctttggatgattcctaaaaacctaaaaacactaaagagccatgaaagagctctgagaaactctaaaaagctcaagaagactccaaaaaggtttgaaaagctgaaatttaataatactccgtagcactgggatctacaagctaggagattcgttaaagaaagataataacaaatccctacaatagtgaagatcagctttgaatgttctctaaaaagccttgaaaactctaaaaaaccccgaaatctttaaaaagccctaaaatatctaaagagctctgaaaaatctaaagagctctgaaaaactctaaaaagctctgtaaaactttaagttaattatatttcgtagcactagtatctactagccaggggattcgttaacttaattctttttaatgtgatattaacaaaattccctacaataatgaagtttAACTTAGGATGcttcctaaaaaccaaaaaacactaaagagccctgaaagagctctgaaaaactctaaaaagctcaggaagtctccaataagctttgaaaagcataaatttaataatactccgtagcactgggatctacaagctaggagattcgttaaataatgataataacaaatccctacaatagtgaagatcaactttgaatgttttctaaaaagctttgaaaactctaaagaaaccctgaaaactctaaaaagccctaaaatatctaaagctctgaaaaatctaaagagctctgaaaaactccaaaaagctctgaaaaagctttaagttaattatatttcgtagcactagtatctactagccatgggattcgttaaagctaactgaaagtaacttaattctttataatgaaatgatactaacaaaattccctacaataatcaagattatctttggatgtttgctaaaaaacctaaaaacactaaagagccctgaaagagctctgaaaaactctaaaaagctcaggaagactccaataagctttgaaaagcttaaatttaataatactccatagcactgggatctacaagctaggagattcgttaaataatgataataacaaatccctacaatagtgaagatcaactttgaaaactctaaaaaaccctgaaaactctaaaaagacctaaaatatctaaagagctttgaaaaatctaaagagctatgaaaaactctaaaaagctctgaaaaagctttaagttaataatatttcgtagcactagtatctactagccaggggattcgttaaagccaactgaaagtaactgaattctttataatgaatgatactaccAAAATTCCCTAcactaatgaagattatctttggatgtttcctataaacctaaaaacactaaagagccctgaaagagctctgaaaaactttaaaaagctcaagaatactccaataagctttgaaaagcttaaatttaataatactccgtagcactaggatctacaagctaggatattcgttaaagaatgataataacaaatctctacaatagtgaagatcaactttaaatgttctctaaaaagccttgaaaactctaaaaaaccctgaaaactctaaaaagccttaaaatatctaaagagctctgaaaaatctaaagagctctgaaaaactctaaaaagctctgtaaaactttaagttaattatatttcgtagcactagtatctactagccaggggattcgttaacttaattctttataatgtgatattaacaaaattccctacaataatgaagattaactTTGGATGcttcctaaaaaccaaaaaacactaaagagccctgaaagagctctgaaaaactctaaaaagctcaggaagtctccaataagctttgaaaagcataaatttaataatactccgtagcactaggatctacaagctaggagattcgttaaataatgataataacaaatccctacaatagtgaagatcaactttgaatgttttctaaaaagctttgaaaactctaaaaaaaccctgaaaactctaaaaagccctaaaatatctaaagctctgaaaaatctaaagagctctgaaaaactccaaaaagctctgaaaaagctttaagttaattatatttcgtagcactagtatctactagccaggggattcgttaaagctaactgaaagtaacttaattctttataatgaatgatactaacaaaattccctacaataataaagATTATCATTGGATGTTTgctaaaatacctaaaaacactaaagagccctgaaagagctctgaaaaactctaaaaagctcaggaagccTCCAATAAGCTTAgaaaagcataaatttaataatactccgtagaactgggatctacaagctaggagattcgttaaataatgataataacaaatccctacaatagtgaagatcaactttgaaaactctaaaaaaccctgaaaactctaaaaagacctaaaatatctaaagagctttgaaaaatctaaagagctatgaaaaactctaaaaagctatgaaaaagctttaagttaataatatttcgtagcactagtatctactagccaggggattcgttaaagccaactgaaagtaacttaattctttataatgaatgatactaacaaatttccctacaataatgaagattatctttggatgtttcctaaaaaacctaaaaacactaaagagccctgaaagagctctgaaaaactctaaaaagctcaagaatactccaataagctttgaaaagcttaaatttaataatactccgtagcactaggatctacaagctaggatattcgttaaagaatgataataacaaatccctacaatactgaagatcacctttgaatgttctctaaaaagctttgaaaactctaaaaaaccctgaaaactcttaatagccctaaaatatctaaagggctctgaaaaatataaagaactctgaaaaactctaaaaagctctgaaaaagctttaagttaattatatttcgtagcactagtatctactagccaggggattcgttaaagccaactgaaagtaacttaattctttataatgaatgatactaacaaaattccctacaataatgaagattaactTTGGATGCTTcctaaatacctaaaaacactaaagagccctgaaagagctctgaaaaactctaaaaagctcaggaagcctccaataagctttgaaaagcataaatttaataatactccgtagaactgggatctacaagctaggagattcgttaaataatgataataaccaaTCCCTACAATAGAgaagatcaattttgaatgttttccaaaaagctttgaaaactctaaaaaaccctgaaaactctaaaaagacctaaaatatctaaagagctttgaaaaatctaaagagctatgaaaaactctaaaaagctctgaaaaagctttaagttaataatatttcgtagcactagtatctactagccaggggattcgttaaagccaactgaaagtaactgaattctttataatgaatgatactaccaaatttccctataataatgaagattatctttggatgtttcctaaaaaacctaaaaacactaaagagccctgaaagagctctgaaaaactctaaaaagctcaagaatactccaataagctttgaaaagcttaaatttaataatactctgtagcactaggatctacaagctaggatattcgttaaagaatgataataacaaatccctacaatactgaagatcacctttgaatgttctctaaaaagctttgaaaactctaaaaaaccctgaaaactcttaatagccctaaaatatctaaagggctctgaaaaatataaagaactctgaaaaactctaaaaagctctgaaaaagctttaagttaattatatttcgtagcactagtatctactagccaggggattcgttaaagccaactgaaagtaacttaattctttataacgaatgatactaacaaaattccctacaataatgaagattaactTTGGATGCTTcctaaatacctaaaaacactaaagagccctgaaagagctctgaaaaactctaaaaagctcaggaagcctccaataagctttgaaaagcataaatttaataatactccgtagaactgggatctacaagctaggagattcgttaaataatgataataaccaaTCCCTACAATAGAgaagatcaattttgaatgttttccaaaaagctttgaaaactctaaaaaaaccctgaaaactctaaaaagccctaaaatatctaaagagctttgttttttttttgctaaatccagattgtattaatgaatagccaatatttacaaagatttcacaagaaaagaggtcctaagaccccaaaaacttacaaactatttaaatctgaaataagaaacatatggaaattctaaatgcctaagaaaatccggcctttcatcaaagcttaaaccttcaccatttctaagataacatcccctctttgccatacaatcagctgcaaaatttgcctcacgaaaagtatgaacaaaacgaatagaatcataactgttattaattcttctccacctgtgtttaacaaaccaaggaagatttgtacccgtcaaggcagcaatagctcccattgaatctgaacgcacaagaacctttctcatattccacttcaaagcccattctaaaccaacaataataccataaatttcagccaagaaattatttgtaattcccagcccaatgctcatagccccaacaaagttacaatccgcatcacgcaccacaacaccagcccctgcaacacctgggtttccttttgccgcaccatcacaacataataaaatctcaTCCCTATTAGGAGGATGCCAAAAAAATTCAATTGGATCGACCTGATGAACCTGCCTATGAGCCACATGGAAGTGGTTCAAAATTTCCAAATCTGCTGAAGTATTACGCATGGAACTCCTCACCCTAACAGAATAttcatgaaccaaaaagaaaactctcttcttgaagaactgaatgttagctgccaaattttgaaaacaagctaAATTCCTAGTCTGCCACAACTCCGCGCGAATCACCAAGTTAGTAAGAAGCCATAAATCCTTAATAATACGACTCCTACCTTTTGCTGATTTATAAGAGGTCACAACATCATAATAAGGTCTTAAATgaaacaaacctgaacaccactgccagATTTGCATAGCAAACGGACAACTCCAAATAATGTGCTCCAACGATTCCTCATCAGCATTGCATAAGTAACATTTGTTggctaattcaattttgaatctactcctaatcatgtcttgagtagcacaaacctctctacaaatcttccaattctgggcagcaagtttaggatgaatttccttcctccacaaaagaccatacaccgctgaagttgaatactcccttctaatgagattcttagctgaagaaacagaaaaacgtccattcatctctggcatccaaattctacaatccttccctccttgtaacaaaggcaaatcctccaagactaccccagcacgcatcaaattctggagatgaacaccctgcaactgccaaatattattatcaataatatcactaaccttaacatTTCTGTCAAGGTCAGTTTCATTAAGCAAATCAGCAATGCTCTCATTCCCATACCAAACATAAATAAAGAGATGTTGCCCTCCCATCACCAATAAGAACCTTAGAATGCTTGTCCACAATAGAATGAATCAATTTAATGCCCGGCAGAATTGAAGATTTCACACCATAAAGTTTGATACCACCATTTCTAGTAGTAAACTTTGCCCACAAaaaacgagcccatttcttgtctgaagaacgaatactccaccacagcttcatgagaagagctttattaataacaaccatgctggttataccaagaccaccttccttaagaggacaacaaactttaggatacccaacaacaaatttcctagtaacatcagcatcaccagaccaaagaaaattacgaatggctctttccgcctgctgaacaaactttctaggccacttgtacaccgccatgttgtgaatggcatagctagctatcactgaattaataagaacaactctatcttgaaaagaaagtaatcttcccttccaaaccgaaagttgattctttattttctcaatcaCATTGCTTATGTGATGATATCGAACAACCCCAGGCATGATCTGAACTCCCAAATATCTGTCCGGAAAATTGGAAACTTCCATACCAAGCAAATTAGTGATAGTTCCACAGCGACTCaatgaaccaccaccataataaaccttactcttttgacgacaaacagattgcccagaggcactttgatatttaccaagcaaagatagaagattatgcaaactcttcatattgcctttacaaaaaatcataatgtcatcagcaaagaaaagatgagtgggagaaatacctttctttgagagcattggcgtcatcttcttttccacaaacaatttcgtgagatttctactcagaacatcttcaataagaacaaaaataaggggagataagggatcaccttgcctcagacctctattgattgtgaagaaaccctcaggacttccattaagaagaatagaaatccttgctgaattaaggattgaccagatccaagaacaccatctttgagagaaaccatattttcgaaaaacctctaagacaaaggaccagctaaccgtgtcaaaagcttgagtaatatctagcttcaaccccaaattaccatccctccgcttagtttttaaatcgttgatcatctccgacgccacactaatgttctcatggatatttctccccttcataaatgctacttgctcttctgaaaccaaattatcaagaacactccccagtcttgtagctaaaatcttagtaaaaatcttaaagaaaaaattactaagaccaataggcctgaagtttcgaagagaattggcccctctaaacttggcaagtaaaataataagactagaattagtacCTTGAGGAATCATCTGTCGACGCCAGCAATACGTGACAGCATTGAAAAGGTCTTGCTGAATCACATCCCAGCAATgcctatagaaacaaccagagaaaccatccggcccaggggcactatcagcgctaagatcaaaaacaacattcttaatctcttcaatagtaggaatctcatCCATTCTCTGACTATCTTCCACAGAAATAATGTTATGATCATATTGAAACAAAGCATCATCAATAGGCAACTCAGCACCATTAAATTTATCCTCAAAATAGGCCACGGTGTGTTCTTTAATTTGGTCACAATCAGTTATAACAACCCCATTATCATCCACTAACTCCGAAATCATGTTACTACTCATTCTAGTCCTAATATTAgcatgaaaaaaagaagtattactagcaccttcctgaagccatttatttcttgacttttGCTTCAACATAGTAGCTTGTTGGGCACGAATTTCCTGAAGAGTAACTGAAGCCTCCTTGGCATAATTCAGCTTAGTTACATCTTCTGGATCCTCATCAGAAATTGTAAGCGCCACTTCCATAGTCAACTGCGCTTGCTTGAGCTTAGCATACACATTGCCAAAGACACGTAAATTCCACTCTTTCATGATAACCTTTAACCTTTTAAGtttggaaggaaaaataaaagcaggcGTACCAGTAATAGGGGCGTTCCAACTCTCACTCACCATGCGCATGAAATCTGAATGAGagaaccacatcttctgaactctaaaaggagctcgtttcggtctagtattaacaaaaggaaagccaataagagtggaatggtcagaaacttcacgaggaagagctttacacctccaattctcaaACTTAATAAGCCACGCCTCATTAATCAAAGCTCTATCTAGCTTACAAAGTATTCTACGAACACCAGATTGGCCATCAGCCCAAGTGAACTTAGAACCCaaaaaatcagcttcaaaaagatcattatcctccatccaatcactaaaatcattgatgactgaagtacgtggttgtctacctcctctcttctcctcattgcgaagaacacaattaaaatcacccataaccaaccatggagtattattatcaactgaagaaagttgttgccataaacttcttctcgtgacacgtaaacagctagcatgaacaaaggaaatcaaaaccccctctacttcaatagtaatagcttgcctactagaattcataactacaggcgtagctatgcagctggaccaaaaaatccatatgtttcctttagacgaACCAACAGAATTATGAATAACTTCTTTCTTATAGCCATCCACATATAAAGTTTGCAAGAAATTTAAAGTACAATGTACCTTTGGCTCTGCAATACATAAAATATCCGGCTTGAAATCATGAAATAACTCACGCAACTTATTTTTAGCAGCATCACGCGCAATGCCATTTATGTTCCAATATAGAACACGCATTAAAAACCAGTTTTGGAGGAATCAATATCAATCTGAGAAGTTGCACCAGAATTAATTCTTGGTAAACTTCCTTTTTCAGCACAAATTCTCAAATTGGAGTCCTGAAGAGACTCGGAATCAGAAGCATTCCTACCCTCAGTAGTATTCACTACCTTATGCATGGATTGCATGCGAACACGCCTAGCTTCTTGATTAGCCCTAAACTTTGCATCAGCTGAACTCTCCTCCACATCTTGAATTGTTTCAATAGCATTATATCtgtttttattcaaaagaaactccccagccgtaagctgatcacaaagaggagtAGGAGTTGCGGTCACAATCCTAACAGGTTTGGGAATCCTAGTTCCAACCAAACTTGTTATAGTTGATGgattagtttcacccacttttccattcttaactaaaactgattttgaagcctgcgcttgtttagttctcgccaattcaacaTAGACAGATTCAAAATCAGCTTTGGCTTGTGCCATAACAACCTCCAACTGCTGAGCCTTCACCAGCTTAGCAGCAAACTCCACATCAGCTTCTTCCCCAACAATATTATCAACAACATCACGCACATCTACATTGACGTTGTGAGCTTTTTTCTTACCCTTCTTCTTCCGCCTAGCCACTTGCCATTCCCCACCAGCCGGTTTAGGAGTATTGCTCACGCCAGGTTGAGATTCATCACTGCTAACTTGTTTGCTTACCACAAGTTGTCGCTCAGTATTTTCCTTGTGCTGCTTTCTACATTCATGATCAGTATGCCCAATCaacttgcacttggaacaatatttTGGAACTTTTTGAATCTCAACAGATTGCCAAAAATCTAAACCCCCAACCGTAATATGAATAGCATCAGTAGCTGCTTCAGCAAAATTAATATCCACCAAAACTGatgcaaagtgaccatattcatgAGCAAGAGTACGTCTATCAACCACAATTGGAGTTCCTAGTGATTTAGCCAAGGACAATAGCGTTTTTTCTGTCCAGAATTCTAATGGAAGCCCTGGAAAAGAAACCCACACGGAAGCATGAGATGATCTTTGCTTTTCAGCATCAAAACCAGGAAACCATTCAATTAGGGTTAGCTTTTGATGCCTAAAAAACCAAGCTTCAGCATTCAAAAGCTTTTCTTTTGCTGTTTGGGATTGTAACTTGATGGTGAAGAAACCTCTACTCATAGGAATTAGCTGAACCGCACCTTGACCTAGCTGCCATTGATGTTCCAAATCATCCTTCACCTCTTGGAAAGTAATTCCTTTGAAATCTAAACGTCCAATAagactgaatttccaaatatcacaaccTTCCAAATAGAAAGATTCAGGTAAAACAATCGCTGGTTTGCCTTCTTTTAACGTTGGCAATGGTAAAGAACTGAGATCAATAGATGTTGTTGGAAGCTGTTGCTTCCCCTTCACCTGATCAGCATAAGTACGAGACCTAACATGAGACGCATGAGAAGCATCTCCCATCTCAAATCACCCGTAGATGATTGAGGagaaccaaaaaaaattgaaaagtttgaaaacccaaaaccctaaggaaaaatcgcctcagagccaagagagagaaaaaagtttttcactaaaattcaaGCTCGCAGGTTCGAATCCtataaagagctttgaaaaatctaaagagctctgaaaaactctaaaaagctctgaaaaagctttaagttaattatatttcgtagcactagtatctgctagccaggggattcgttaaagccaactgaaagtaacttaattctttataatgaatgatactaacaaatttccctacaataatgaagattatctttggatgtttcctaaaaaacctaaaaacactaaagagccctgaaagagctctgaaaaactctaaaaagctcagtaagactccaataagctttgaaaagcttaaatttaataatactccatagcactgggatctacaagctaggttaTTCGTTAAattatgataataacaaatccttacaataCTGAAGATcacctttgaatgttctctaaaaagccataaaaactctaaaaaaccctgaaaactctaaatagccctaaaatatctaaagggctctgaaaaatataaagagctctgaaaaactctaaaaagctctgaaaaagctttaagttaattatatttcgtagcactagtatctactagccaggggattccttAAAGcctactgaaagtaacttaattctttataatgaataatataaacaaaattccctacaataatgaagattatctttggatgtttcctaaaaacgcTAAAGAAccatgaaagagctctgagaaactgctaaatgctcaggaagactccaaaaagctttgaaaagctgaaatttaataatactccgtagcactgggatctacaagctaggagattcgttaaagaaagataataacaaatccttacaatagtgaagatcagctttgactattctctaaaaagccttgaaaactctaaaaaaccctaaaaactctaaaaagccctataatatctaaagagctctgaaaaatgtaaagagctttgaaaaactaaagagctctaaaaagctctgaaaaagctttaagttaattatattttgtagcactagtatctactagctaggggattcgttaaagccaaaagaaagtaacttaattttataatg is a genomic window of Papaver somniferum cultivar HN1 unplaced genomic scaffold, ASM357369v1 unplaced-scaffold_137, whole genome shotgun sequence containing:
- the LOC113334916 gene encoding uncharacterized protein LOC113334916 → MGDASHASHVRSRTYADQVKGKQQLPTTSIDLSSLPLPTLKEGKPAIVLPESFYLEGCDIWKFSLIGRLDFKGITFQEVKDDLEHQWQLGQGAVQLIPMSRGFFTIKLQSQTAKEKLLNAEAWFFRHQKLTLIEWFPGFDAEKQRSSHASVWVSFPGLPLEFWTEKTLLSLAKSLGTPIVVDRRTLAHEYGHFASVLVDINFAEAATDAIHITVGGLDFWQSVEIQKVPKYCSKCKLIGHTDHECRKQHKENTERQLVVSKQVSSDESQPGVSNTPKPAGGEWQVARRKKKGKKKAHNVNVDVRDVVDNIVGEEADVEFAAKLVKAQQYNAIETIQDVEESSADAKFRANQEARRVRMQSMHKVVNTTEGRNASDSESLQDSNLRICAEKGSLPRINSGATSQIDIDSSKTGF